The following coding sequences are from one Rutidosis leptorrhynchoides isolate AG116_Rl617_1_P2 chromosome 11, CSIRO_AGI_Rlap_v1, whole genome shotgun sequence window:
- the LOC139874774 gene encoding uncharacterized protein, whose amino-acid sequence MCQFKKKKIYRALLDSGASVNMMPTKIAKSIGIRELVRTNTSIRFRNQTVDDPIGIAEDVLFIIHGIGYKEDFFIMDCEPDVNTPIVLGRGFLATARMLLDFDTGTLTIKDEDNMTTLRMEDGFESRFFTELDPTKS is encoded by the coding sequence ATGTGTCAATTCAAAAAGAAGAAGATTTACCGAGCGTTGCTAGATTCGGGTGCGAGTGTTAACATGATGCCAACAAAAATTGCAAAATCAATAGGCATCCGAGAATTGGTTCGAACTAATACGAGTATTCGATTTAGAAACCAAACCGTCGATGACCCAATCGGGATTGCAGAAGATGTTCTTTTCATTATTCACGGTATTGGTTATAAGGAAGATTTCTTCATTATGGATTGTGAACCGGATGTGAATACTCCAATTGTATTAGGACGAGGATTTTTAGCTACCGCCAGGATGTTACTAGATTTTGATACGGGGACTTTGACAATTAAAGATGAAGATAACATGACCACGCTCCGTATGGAAGACGGATTCGAGAGCCGATTCTTTACCGAATTGGACCCAACCAAATCATAA
- the LOC139874775 gene encoding uncharacterized protein, which yields MSLTFEIEHRAEWAIKQVNMNMDEAGKARKFDLSVLDELRRDAYESSKIYKEKTKAFHDKQIVRRMFEVGHSVWLFNSRLKLFAGKLRSKWNGPYVVTKVTPYGAIEIKDLKGGEPFLVNGQ from the coding sequence ATGTCACTTACCTTTGAAATCGAGCATCGTGCAGAATGGGCTATTAAACAGGTGAACATGAACATGGATGAGGCAGGAAAAGCAAGAAAGTTTGACCTATCGGTGCTGGATGAGTTGAGACGCGATGCTTATGAAAGTTCAAAAATTtacaaagagaaaacgaaagcgttTCATGATAAGCAAATTGTAAGGCGGATGTTTGAAGTGGGGCACAGTGTGTGGTTGTTTAATTCAAGGCTAAAGTTATTTGCGGGTAAGTTGAGAAGTAAGTGGAACGGTCCCTATGTGGTTACTAAGGTTACTCCGTATGGGGCAATTGAAATAAAAGATCTGAAAGGTGGGGAGCCGTTCTTAGTTAATGGGCAATGA